One Equus quagga isolate Etosha38 chromosome 5, UCLA_HA_Equagga_1.0, whole genome shotgun sequence genomic window carries:
- the POLE4 gene encoding DNA polymerase epsilon subunit 4: MAAAAAGSGTPREEEGPGGEAVAPPPQAPTGAPGARLSRLPLARVKALVKADPDVTLAGQEAIFILARAAELFVETIAKDAYCCAQQGKRKTLQRRDLDNAIEAVDEFAFLEGTLD, from the exons atggcggcggcggcggctggaaGCGGGACGCcccgggaggaggaggggcccgGTGGGGAGGCAGTGGCCCCTCCGCCCCAAGCCCCAACGGGTGCGCCCGGGGCTCGTCTCTCGAGGCTGCCTCTGGCGCGAGTGAAGGCCTTGGTGAAGGCGGACCCCGACGTGACGCTCGCGGGACAGGAAGCCATCTTCATTCTGGCACGAGCTGCG GAACTGTTTGTGGAGACCATTGCAAAAGATGCCTACTGCTGTGCCCAACAAGGGAAGAGGAAAACCCTGCAGAGGAGAGATTTGG ATAATGCAATAGAAGCTGTGGATGAATTTGCTTTTCTGGAAG GTACTTTGGATTGA